In Parasteatoda tepidariorum isolate YZ-2023 chromosome 2, CAS_Ptep_4.0, whole genome shotgun sequence, one DNA window encodes the following:
- the LOC122270680 gene encoding uncharacterized protein codes for MGSYAIGNDDDGVRKEKRSRSWTLKTTKTESTEIVFINKFSEPPPLQRITSVSIAIGLWTAPDVRHEITSSFLSSFSNYSRDTAELERRILNKLFDSSLPSSLKTEISYVIRPIKWQWLKALRSFCRWTGYQRKLCEYCMKRGTIYWTVEGTVDIVKSLTELFDNGSLESLDICDLYEIACSHCLGEYASILWEKIPEQFRNSFRMHSDDLITYWTCVLENNLGSFLTRLKDYENIYDDKFSIDVNMIACSIRIGNKVALKYFWKKLSEQEKNDHLSKWLLQATRFIDFLDHSPYQDSSEALDVLCFLLSYVHRITQMNEFFRNHSRVLVFLFESWPYQRIFLSTIFELLDNLQEDIYSSIMLNISFKMSKMGNEVMILKEIWSASPLRLRQSFLKNKFFCVEVLLQLLELENLNMAVRMINDASKEEIKAFICFMFGRPEFNRAIYSSNLSNLNSLHVLLSKSTLPAECYPHKTSLIEQIERDRLILSWLIRFSDWHICIEWICDGNIQAAESFLRWVYQSVRVETFKKTISSPHVIYLTLIFLSNYEHVDQFLNWYFQTGEEIQQFKADFLRELDNYFFKRFIDMPFIVSKREGDVLQKFINYNLSSLENVAEFRLICRSCIEYALSKSFLESATLLLNASFDNINEVKQYKNELILSEKGIKKDLILKQSLTDAEWNNEKEIVMWSSPLSLNTVAELKSRILEQKTSHSFKDELNLQISALLDLLENVVEKDSR; via the coding sequence ATGGCGTCCGTAAAGAAAAGAGATCTAGAAGTTGGACACTCAAAACAACGAAAACAGAATCGACTGAAATCGTCTTCATAAACAAGTTTTCTGAACCTCCTCCCCTGCAGCGTATTACATCAGTGTCGATTGCAATTGGGCTATGGACGGCACCTGATGTAAGGCATGAAATAACATCTTCTTTCTTGTCTTCGTTCTCAAACTATAGCAGAGATACGGCTGAGTTGGAGAGaagaatattaaacaaattgttcGATAGCTCTTTGCCCTCATCGCTGAAGACCGAAATCTCATACGTTATTCGACCCATTAAGTGGCAGTGGTTGAAAGCGCTTCGTAGTTTCTGTAGATGGACAGGATATCAAAGAAAACTTTGTGAGTATTGCATGAAGCGTGGTACAATTTATTGGACAGTTGAGGGGACAGTAGACATAGTGAAATCCCTTACGGAACTATTCGATAATGGAAGCTTAGAAAGCTTAGATATTTGCGATTTGTATGAGATAGCCTGCTCTCACTGTTTAGGGGAATATGCTTCAATTTTGTGGGAGAAAATTCCAGAACAATTTAGAAACAGCTTTAGAATGCACAGTGATGATTTGATAACATATTGGACATGTGTCCTCGAGAATAATTTAGGGAGTTTTCTAACTAGACTCAAAGATTACGAAAACATATACGATGATAAGTTTAGTATTGATGTAAATATGATTGCTTGCTCTATACGAATTGGTAACAAAGTTGCcctaaagtatttttggaagaaattgtCGGAACAGGAGAAAAACGATCATTTGAGTAAGTGGCTTTTGCAAGCTACtcgatttattgattttctagATCATTCCCCATATCAGGATTCTTCAGAAGCTTTagatgttttatgttttttattatcttatgtCCATCGTATAACTCAAATGAACGAATTTTTTCGGAATCATTCTCGCGTATTAGTGTTTTTGTTCGAAAGTTGGCCATATCAAAGAATATTCTTGTCCACTATTTTTGAACTATTGGATAATCTTCAAGAAGACATTTATTCATCTATAATGCTGAATATTAGTTTTAAGATGAGTAAAATGGGAAATGAAGTAATGATTCTGAAAGAAATATGGAGTGCCAGTCCATTAAGACTAAGAcaatcatttctaaaaaataaatttttttgcgttGAAGTGTTGTTGCAGTTGCTGGAATTAGAAAATCTGAACATGGCTGTTAGGATGATAAACGATGCTTCCAAAGAAGAgattaaagcatttatttgctttatgttTGGTCGGCCTGAATTCAATCGTGCTATTTATTCAAGCAATCTAAGCAATCTAAATTCGCTTCACGTGTTATTATCAAAATCTACCTTGCCAGCAGAATGTTATCCCCATAAAACCAGTCTTATAGAGCAAATAGAGCGAGATAGGCTGATATTATCGTGGCTTATTAGATTTAGTGATTGGCATATTTGTATTGAGTGGATATGTGATGGTAACATCCAAGCAGCTGAGTCCTTCTTGAGATGGGTATATCAATCTGTGCGAGTTGAAACCTTTAAGAAAACAATATCATCTCCACATGTTATCTATttgacattaatatttttgtccaaTTATGAGCATGTGGACCAGTTTCTGAATTGGTATTTCCAGACGGGAGAGgaaattcaacaatttaaagCAGACTTTTTGCGAGAattggataattattttttcaagcgATTCATAGACATGCCGTTCATTGTATCAAAAAGAGAAGGCGAtgtgttacaaaaatttataaactacaacTTGTCTTCTCTTGAAAACGTTGCAGAATTTCGACTTATTTGTCGTAGTTGTATAGAGTATGCACTGAGTAAAAGTTTTCTAGAAAGTGCCACCTTACTTTTGAATGCATCTTTTGATAATATCAATGAAGTGAAGCAATACAAAAATGAACTTATACTGTCTGAGAAAGGAATTAAAAAGGATCTAATCTTAAAGCAATCACTAACTGATGCTGAGTGGAATAACGAGAAAGAAATCGTAATGTGGTCCTCACCCCTGTCCCTAAATACAGTCGCAGAATTAAAGTCACGAATTCTGGAGCAGAAGACTAGTCACTCTTTCAAAGATGAATTGAATCTACAGATTTCAGCTCTGTTGGATTTACTGGAGAATGTTGTTGAGAAGGACAGCAGATGA